Proteins from a genomic interval of Erwinia sp. SLM-02:
- a CDS encoding MurR/RpiR family transcriptional regulator produces the protein MSSLLRIRQLYPSLALNERRLADYLLSQPDRARHLSSQKLADESGVSQSSVVKFAQKLGYKGFPALKLALSESLADKDAITVHNLILSDDPLKTVGEKLFTEKMSAIRATLDINSEEMLLETLRLLRNAKRIVLVGIGASGLVAKDFSWKLMKIGISAVAEQDMHALLASVQAMSPGDVLLAVSYTGERREINLAAQEAQRIGATVLAFTGFTPNTLQQAASHCLYTVAEEQTTRSAAISSTMAQLALTDLLFMALIQRDPERATSHIRHSEALVKKLT, from the coding sequence ATGAGTTCACTGCTGCGCATTCGTCAGCTGTATCCCAGCCTGGCACTGAATGAGCGCCGCCTGGCTGACTACCTGCTGTCGCAGCCGGACCGCGCGCGCCACCTGAGTTCACAAAAGCTGGCGGATGAATCCGGGGTCAGCCAGTCCAGCGTCGTAAAGTTTGCCCAAAAGCTGGGCTATAAAGGGTTCCCTGCGCTGAAGCTGGCGCTGAGTGAATCGCTGGCGGATAAAGACGCGATAACCGTTCACAATCTGATCCTCAGTGACGATCCGCTTAAAACCGTGGGCGAGAAGCTGTTTACGGAAAAGATGTCGGCTATCCGCGCCACGCTGGATATCAACAGCGAAGAGATGCTGCTGGAGACGCTGCGCCTGCTGCGAAACGCCAAGCGGATTGTTCTGGTGGGTATCGGGGCTTCCGGGCTGGTGGCGAAAGACTTCTCGTGGAAGCTGATGAAGATCGGCATCAGCGCCGTGGCAGAGCAGGATATGCATGCATTACTGGCCAGCGTACAGGCAATGAGCCCCGGCGACGTGCTGCTGGCCGTTTCCTACACCGGCGAACGGCGTGAAATAAACCTCGCGGCGCAGGAAGCACAGCGAATCGGCGCAACGGTGCTGGCCTTTACCGGCTTCACGCCGAATACGCTGCAGCAGGCGGCTTCGCACTGTTTATATACGGTGGCGGAAGAGCAAACCACCCGCAGTGCGGCCATTTCTTCGACGATGGCGCAGCTGGCGCTGACCGATCTGCTGTTTATGGCACTGATCCAGCGCGATCCTGAACGCGCAACCAGCCATATCCGGCACAGTGAGGCACTGGTTAAGAAGTTGACCTGA
- a CDS encoding YfhL family 4Fe-4S dicluster ferredoxin yields the protein MALLITKRCINCDMCEPECPNEAISMGMEYYEIDTDRCTECVGHYDAPTCQQVCPIDNTIITNPQHIETNDQLWDKFVILHP from the coding sequence ATGGCACTACTGATCACCAAACGCTGTATCAACTGCGATATGTGCGAACCCGAATGCCCCAACGAAGCGATTTCGATGGGGATGGAATATTACGAGATCGACACCGATCGCTGCACCGAGTGCGTAGGCCATTACGATGCGCCCACCTGCCAGCAGGTCTGTCCGATTGATAACACAATTATTACAAACCCGCAGCATATTGAAACTAATGACCAACTGTGGGACAAGTTTGTTATTTTACATCCCTGA
- the acpS gene encoding holo-ACP synthase, producing MAILGLGTDIVEIARIEGVISRSGDRLAKRVLSPNEWAQYQAHQQPVRFLAKRFAVKEAAAKAFGTGIRGGLAFNQFEVYNDALGKPGLRFFQHAEEVAKKLGVMHVHVTLADERHYACATVIIES from the coding sequence ATGGCTATCCTCGGCCTCGGTACCGACATAGTGGAGATTGCCCGCATCGAAGGGGTGATCTCCCGTTCGGGTGACCGGCTGGCGAAGCGGGTGCTCAGCCCCAACGAGTGGGCGCAGTATCAGGCGCACCAGCAGCCGGTGCGGTTTCTGGCCAAGCGCTTTGCGGTGAAGGAGGCGGCGGCAAAAGCCTTCGGAACCGGCATTCGCGGCGGTCTGGCGTTTAATCAGTTTGAAGTGTACAACGACGCGTTAGGCAAGCCGGGGTTGAGATTTTTCCAGCATGCTGAGGAAGTCGCGAAGAAGCTGGGCGTGATGCACGTTCACGTCACCCTGGCCGATGAGCGCCATTACGCCTGCGCAACGGTGATTATAGAAAGTTAA
- the pdxJ gene encoding pyridoxine 5'-phosphate synthase, which translates to MAELLLGVNIDHVATVRNARGTHYPDPVQAAFVSEQAGADGITVHLREDRRHITDRDVRILRQTIQTRMNLEMAVTDEMIDIACEVVPHFCCLVPEKREEVTTEGGLDVAGQLDKVTAAVKRLNDAGILVSLFIDADREQIDAAVASGAPYIEIHTGAYAEAAEGPARDAELARIAEAATYAAGKGLKVNAGHGLTYHNVQPIAVLPEMYELNIGHAIIGRAVFSGLADAVKEMKQLMREARR; encoded by the coding sequence ATGGCTGAGTTACTGTTAGGCGTCAATATCGATCACGTTGCTACCGTACGCAACGCTCGCGGCACCCACTATCCCGATCCGGTTCAGGCCGCCTTTGTCTCTGAACAGGCGGGCGCTGACGGCATTACCGTCCATCTGCGTGAAGACCGCCGCCACATCACCGATCGTGACGTACGCATCCTGCGCCAGACCATTCAGACCCGCATGAACCTCGAAATGGCCGTCACGGATGAAATGATCGATATCGCCTGCGAAGTCGTACCGCATTTTTGCTGCCTGGTGCCGGAAAAGCGCGAAGAGGTGACCACCGAGGGCGGACTGGATGTGGCCGGTCAGCTGGATAAAGTGACCGCAGCGGTTAAGCGCCTGAACGATGCCGGGATTCTGGTTTCTCTGTTTATTGACGCCGATCGCGAGCAGATTGATGCCGCCGTGGCTTCCGGTGCGCCTTATATTGAAATCCATACCGGTGCCTATGCCGAAGCAGCAGAAGGTCCGGCGCGCGATGCCGAGCTGGCGCGTATTGCCGAAGCGGCAACCTATGCGGCAGGCAAGGGGCTGAAGGTCAATGCCGGTCATGGTCTAACCTATCATAACGTCCAGCCGATTGCCGTGCTGCCGGAAATGTACGAGCTGAACATCGGTCATGCGATTATTGGCCGTGCGGTGTTCAGCGGGCTGGCGGACGCGGTTAAAGAGATGAAGCAGCTGATGCGGGAAGCGCGTCGCTAA
- the recO gene encoding DNA repair protein RecO has product MEGWQRAFVLHARPWSETSLLLDLFSEQYGRVRVLAKGARSKRSSLKGALQPFTPLLVRWGGRGEVKTLRGAEPVSLALPLSGTTLYCGLYVNELLSRVLEHETAFNELFFDYLHCIQALAAASGSPEPALRRFELAMLGHLGYGVDFMHCAGSGEEVADEMTYSYREEKGFIASLVVNNRSFTGRQLRALWQREFPDADTLRAAKRFTRMALKPYLGGRPLKSTELFRQFLPRKRADAAPAADE; this is encoded by the coding sequence ATGGAAGGCTGGCAACGCGCTTTTGTTCTGCACGCGCGACCGTGGAGCGAAACCAGCCTGCTGCTCGATCTGTTCTCTGAACAGTACGGCAGGGTGCGGGTTCTGGCGAAAGGTGCCCGCTCCAAACGTTCCAGCCTCAAGGGTGCTCTGCAACCCTTCACGCCTCTGCTGGTACGCTGGGGAGGGCGTGGCGAGGTGAAAACCCTGCGCGGCGCTGAACCCGTTTCGCTGGCGCTTCCGCTCAGCGGCACCACCCTCTACTGTGGCCTGTACGTCAACGAACTGCTTTCGCGCGTACTGGAACACGAAACCGCCTTTAACGAACTCTTCTTTGACTACCTGCACTGTATTCAGGCCCTGGCGGCTGCATCCGGCTCGCCGGAACCTGCCCTGCGCCGCTTCGAACTGGCGATGCTGGGCCATCTTGGCTACGGCGTGGATTTCATGCACTGCGCCGGCAGCGGGGAAGAGGTCGCCGATGAGATGACCTACAGCTACCGGGAAGAGAAGGGGTTTATCGCCAGCCTGGTGGTGAACAACCGCAGCTTTACCGGACGACAGCTCCGCGCGCTCTGGCAGCGGGAGTTCCCCGATGCGGATACCCTGCGGGCGGCCAAGCGTTTTACCCGCATGGCGCTGAAACCCTATCTTGGCGGCAGACCGCTGAAAAGCACCGAGCTGTTTCGCCAATTTTTGCCGAGAAAACGAGCGGACGCCGCGCCTGCGGCAGACGAATAG
- the era gene encoding GTPase Era — protein MNEQTTHCGFIAIVGRPNVGKSTLLNQLLGQKVSITSRKPQTTRHRIMGIHTEGAYQAIYVDTPGLHMEEKRAINRLMNRAASSSIGDVELVIFVVEGTKWTADDEMVLNKLKDNKVPVLLAINKVDNITDKSILLPHLQFLSEQMNFMDVVPISAEKGNNVDTIANIVHKLLPEAEHHFPEEYVTDRSQRFMASEIIREKLMRFLGAELPYSVTVEIEQFVSNARGGYDINGLILVEREGQKKMVIGNKGAKIKVIGTEARKDMEEMFEAKVHLELWVKVKSGWADDERALRSLGYTDDL, from the coding sequence ATGAACGAACAAACCACCCATTGCGGCTTTATTGCTATTGTAGGCCGCCCGAACGTCGGTAAATCGACCCTACTGAACCAGCTCCTGGGGCAGAAGGTTTCCATTACCTCGCGTAAACCGCAAACCACCCGTCACCGTATTATGGGCATCCATACCGAAGGCGCCTATCAGGCGATCTACGTGGATACCCCTGGCCTGCATATGGAAGAAAAGCGGGCGATCAACCGCCTGATGAACCGTGCGGCCAGCAGTTCAATCGGTGACGTTGAGCTGGTGATCTTTGTTGTTGAAGGCACCAAATGGACCGCCGACGACGAAATGGTGCTGAACAAGCTGAAAGACAACAAGGTGCCGGTGCTGCTGGCGATCAACAAGGTCGACAACATCACCGATAAAAGCATCCTGCTGCCGCATCTGCAGTTCCTCAGCGAGCAGATGAACTTTATGGACGTGGTGCCGATCTCGGCCGAAAAAGGCAATAATGTTGATACCATTGCCAACATCGTGCACAAGCTGCTGCCGGAAGCGGAACACCACTTCCCGGAAGAGTACGTTACCGATCGTTCCCAGCGCTTTATGGCCTCCGAAATCATCCGCGAAAAGCTGATGCGTTTCCTCGGTGCGGAACTGCCGTACTCGGTGACCGTTGAGATCGAGCAGTTCGTCTCCAATGCGCGCGGTGGTTATGATATCAACGGCCTGATCCTCGTTGAGCGTGAAGGTCAGAAGAAGATGGTCATCGGCAATAAAGGCGCCAAGATCAAAGTGATCGGTACGGAAGCGCGTAAAGATATGGAAGAGATGTTCGAGGCGAAAGTGCACCTTGAGCTGTGGGTTAAAGTGAAGTCCGGCTGGGCGGATGATGAACGCGCCCTACGCAGCCTGGGCTATACTGACGACCTCTGA
- the rnc gene encoding ribonuclease III, with product MNPIVINKLQRKLGYTFTHQELLQQALTHRSASSKHNERLEFLGDSILSYVIANALYHRFPRVDEGDMSRMRATLVRGNTLAEMAREFDLGECLRLGPGELKSGGYRRESILADTVEALIGGVFLDSDIGTVEQLILSWYASRLEQISPGDKQKDPKTRLQEFLQGRHLPLPSYLVVQVRGEAHDQEFTIHCQVSGMADPVVGTGSSRRKAEQAAAEQALIKLGIE from the coding sequence ATGAACCCCATCGTAATTAACAAGCTCCAGCGTAAGTTGGGCTACACTTTTACTCATCAGGAATTGTTACAGCAGGCACTGACTCACCGCAGCGCCAGCAGCAAACATAACGAGCGACTGGAATTTCTGGGCGACTCTATTCTGAGCTATGTCATCGCCAATGCCCTTTATCATCGCTTCCCGCGCGTGGACGAAGGGGATATGAGCCGCATGCGAGCCACGCTGGTTCGCGGTAATACGCTGGCGGAAATGGCACGAGAGTTTGACCTCGGTGAATGCCTGCGCCTTGGGCCGGGTGAACTGAAAAGCGGCGGTTATCGCCGTGAATCGATCCTGGCTGATACGGTTGAAGCGCTGATCGGTGGCGTGTTCCTCGACAGCGATATCGGGACGGTTGAACAGCTGATCCTCAGCTGGTACGCCAGCCGTCTTGAACAGATCAGCCCGGGCGATAAACAAAAGGATCCAAAGACGCGCCTGCAGGAGTTTCTGCAGGGTCGCCATCTGCCGCTGCCATCTTATCTGGTAGTGCAGGTTCGTGGCGAAGCGCACGATCAGGAATTTACTATTCACTGCCAGGTAAGCGGCATGGCAGATCCGGTTGTGGGAACCGGTTCAAGCCGTCGCAAAGCTGAGCAGGCAGCGGCCGAACAGGCGCTGATTAAGCTGGGAATTGAATGA
- the lepB gene encoding signal peptidase I, which yields MANMFALILAIATLVTGIIWCIDKYKWAPARRAKRAAAKAEGQPETKADKQPGWVETTASVFPVLLVVFVVRSFIFEPFQIPSGSMMPTLLIGDFILVEKYAYGIKDPITQTTLIPTGHPKRGDVVVFKYPKDPSLDYIKRAVGVPGDRVTYDALSKTVSITPGCGGGKCETAVPVTYSDVEPSDFIQTFSGFNGNEAGNGFFQVPQGESMPGGLRLATRNETLGEVTHRILLVTQMPSQAASYYQQPGQEQSTWVVPQGMYFMMGDNRDNSADSRYWGFVPERNLVGKATAIWMSFEKQEGEWPTGVRLSRIGGIH from the coding sequence ATGGCTAATATGTTCGCCCTGATTCTGGCGATAGCAACGCTGGTCACCGGGATTATCTGGTGTATCGACAAGTATAAATGGGCACCGGCCCGCCGGGCAAAACGCGCAGCGGCAAAAGCCGAAGGCCAGCCAGAAACCAAAGCGGATAAACAGCCGGGCTGGGTGGAAACCACGGCGTCGGTATTCCCGGTACTGCTGGTGGTGTTTGTGGTGCGTTCATTTATTTTTGAGCCGTTCCAGATCCCTTCCGGATCGATGATGCCGACGCTGCTGATCGGGGATTTTATCCTTGTGGAAAAGTATGCCTACGGGATTAAAGACCCGATCACCCAGACCACGCTGATCCCCACCGGGCATCCTAAGCGCGGTGACGTGGTGGTATTTAAATACCCGAAAGATCCGAGTCTGGACTATATTAAGCGTGCCGTTGGCGTCCCGGGCGATCGGGTCACCTACGATGCGCTGAGCAAAACGGTTTCCATCACCCCAGGCTGCGGCGGTGGCAAGTGTGAAACCGCGGTGCCGGTTACCTACTCCGACGTTGAGCCGAGTGATTTTATCCAGACCTTCAGCGGCTTTAACGGCAATGAAGCCGGAAACGGTTTCTTCCAGGTGCCGCAGGGTGAATCGATGCCGGGTGGCCTGCGCTTAGCCACGCGGAATGAAACCCTGGGTGAGGTGACTCACCGAATTTTGCTGGTGACGCAGATGCCAAGCCAGGCCGCCTCCTATTATCAGCAACCAGGCCAGGAGCAGTCCACCTGGGTCGTGCCGCAGGGCATGTACTTTATGATGGGCGATAACCGCGATAACAGCGCTGACAGTCGTTACTGGGGCTTTGTCCCGGAGCGTAATCTGGTAGGTAAAGCGACGGCTATCTGGATGAGCTTTGAAAAACAGGAAGGCGAATGGCCGACCGGCGTTCGTCTGAGCCGGATTGGTGGCATTCACTAA
- the lepA gene encoding translation elongation factor 4, which translates to MKHIRNFSIIAHIDHGKSTLSDRLIQICGGLTEREMAAQVLDSMDLERERGITIKAQSVTLDYHAPDGQTYQLNFIDTPGHVDFSYEVSRSLAACEGALLVVDAGQGVEAQTLANCYTAMEMDLEVVPVLNKIDLPAADPERVAQEIEDIVGIDATDAVRCSAKTGVGVPDVLERLVRDIPPPEGDPEGPLQALIIDSWFDNYLGVVSLVRIKNGTMRKGDKIKVMSTGQVYNADRLGIFTPKREDTDVLNCGEVGWLVCAIKDILGAPVGDTLTLARNPADKALPGFKKVKPQVYAGLFPISSDDYEAFRDALGKLSLNDASLFYEPESSTALGFGFRCGFLGLLHMEIIQERLEREYDLELITTAPTVVYEVQTTDNETVYVDSPGKLPPLNNIEELREPIAECHMLLPQEYLGNVITLCIEKRGVQTNMVYHGNQVALTYEIPMAEVVLDFFDRLKSTSRGYASLDYNFKRFQTSDMVRVDVLINGERVDALALITHRDNSQYRGRDLVEKMKDLIPRQQFDIAIQAAIGTHIIARSTVKQLRKNVLAKCYGGDVSRKKKLLQKQKDGKKRMKQVGNVELPQEAFLAILHVGKDSK; encoded by the coding sequence ATGAAGCACATAAGAAACTTTTCGATCATCGCCCACATTGACCACGGTAAATCGACGCTCTCTGACCGTCTGATTCAGATTTGCGGTGGCCTGACCGAACGTGAAATGGCTGCACAGGTTCTGGATTCCATGGATTTAGAACGTGAGCGCGGCATTACCATTAAAGCGCAGAGCGTAACCCTCGATTATCATGCTCCTGATGGTCAGACCTATCAGCTGAACTTCATCGACACCCCAGGACACGTTGACTTCTCCTACGAAGTTTCTCGTTCTCTGGCGGCGTGTGAGGGTGCGCTGCTGGTGGTCGACGCCGGTCAGGGTGTGGAAGCCCAGACGCTGGCAAACTGCTATACCGCGATGGAAATGGATCTGGAAGTGGTGCCGGTTCTGAATAAGATCGACCTGCCTGCGGCCGATCCTGAGCGTGTAGCCCAGGAAATTGAAGATATCGTTGGCATCGACGCCACCGACGCGGTGCGCTGCTCGGCGAAAACCGGCGTGGGCGTGCCGGACGTGCTGGAACGTCTGGTGCGCGACATTCCGCCGCCGGAAGGCGACCCGGAAGGCCCGCTGCAGGCGCTGATCATCGACTCCTGGTTCGATAACTATCTGGGCGTTGTCTCGCTGGTGCGTATCAAGAACGGCACCATGCGCAAGGGCGACAAGATTAAGGTAATGAGCACCGGTCAGGTTTATAACGCCGACCGTCTGGGGATTTTCACGCCAAAACGTGAAGATACCGACGTGCTGAACTGCGGTGAAGTGGGCTGGCTGGTCTGCGCGATCAAAGACATCCTCGGTGCGCCGGTGGGTGATACCCTGACGCTGGCACGTAACCCGGCGGATAAAGCGCTGCCCGGCTTCAAAAAAGTTAAGCCGCAGGTTTACGCCGGTCTGTTCCCGATCAGCTCCGACGACTATGAAGCCTTCCGCGACGCGCTGGGCAAGCTGAGCCTTAACGACGCCTCCCTGTTCTATGAGCCAGAAAGCTCAACGGCGCTGGGCTTCGGTTTCCGCTGCGGCTTCCTTGGCCTGCTGCACATGGAAATTATCCAGGAGCGTCTGGAGCGTGAGTACGATCTCGAACTGATTACCACGGCGCCAACCGTAGTCTATGAAGTACAAACCACGGATAATGAGACCGTCTACGTTGACAGCCCGGGTAAACTGCCGCCGCTGAACAACATTGAAGAGCTGCGTGAGCCGATTGCGGAATGTCACATGCTGCTGCCGCAGGAGTATCTCGGCAACGTCATTACGCTGTGCATCGAAAAACGCGGCGTGCAGACCAACATGGTTTACCACGGTAACCAGGTTGCGCTGACCTATGAAATTCCGATGGCGGAAGTGGTGCTCGATTTCTTCGACCGCCTGAAGTCGACGTCTCGTGGCTATGCGTCACTGGATTATAACTTCAAGCGTTTCCAGACTTCTGACATGGTGCGCGTGGACGTGCTGATCAACGGCGAGCGTGTAGATGCGCTGGCGCTGATCACCCACCGTGATAACTCGCAGTACCGTGGCCGTGACCTGGTCGAGAAGATGAAAGATCTGATCCCACGTCAGCAGTTTGATATTGCGATTCAGGCGGCGATTGGTACCCATATTATCGCCCGCTCAACCGTGAAACAGCTGCGTAAAAACGTTCTCGCCAAGTGTTACGGCGGTGACGTCAGCCGTAAGAAAAAGCTGCTGCAGAAACAGAAAGACGGTAAGAAACGCATGAAGCAGGTGGGTAACGTTGAGCTGCCGCAGGAAGCGTTCCTCGCCATTCTCCACGTAGGTAAAGACAGTAAATAA
- the rseC gene encoding SoxR-reducing system protein RseC, whose protein sequence is MMREWATVVSWQNGVATLHSEIKTSCSSCSARKGCGSHMLNKLGPKNAHVMKIASPDRLIPGQRIELGIAESSLLSSALLVYMSPLVGLFILAGLFQMLFHSDLAAACGALLGGIGGFIMARGISSVLGRSASYQPVILSVALPPDALHVTTDA, encoded by the coding sequence ATGATGAGAGAATGGGCTACGGTTGTCTCGTGGCAAAACGGCGTGGCAACGCTGCATTCGGAAATTAAAACCTCCTGCAGCAGCTGCTCTGCCCGTAAGGGCTGCGGCAGCCACATGCTGAACAAACTGGGTCCTAAAAATGCCCACGTAATGAAAATTGCCAGCCCCGACCGGCTGATCCCGGGGCAGCGCATTGAGCTGGGTATTGCTGAATCCAGCCTGCTCAGCTCAGCGCTGCTGGTTTACATGTCGCCGCTGGTGGGCCTGTTTATTCTCGCCGGGCTGTTCCAGATGCTTTTCCACAGCGATCTGGCCGCCGCCTGCGGCGCACTGCTGGGCGGCATTGGCGGTTTTATCATGGCCCGCGGAATTTCCAGCGTGCTGGGCCGTTCGGCGTCTTACCAGCCGGTGATCCTTAGCGTTGCGCTCCCGCCGGACGCACTGCACGTTACCACCGATGCCTGA
- the rseB gene encoding sigma-E factor regulatory protein RseB — protein MKQLWCAVSLLAGSLMYSSVAPAQSPSGALLQQMEQASQSLSYELAYINVSRLGIESLRYRHAVIDNKTYAQLLQMDGPRREIIQRGNEISYFEPGLEPFTMAGDHIVDSLPALVYADFEHLASSYDFVSVGRTRIADQLCEVIRIVSRDGTRYGYVVWLDSETKLPLRVDLLDRDGETLEQYRVVSFAVDQGVSKLMQGLETAKLPPTLSVPAGNKATFNWKAGWLPAGMKEVAQSRRQIPSLNRPVESRLYSDGLFSFSVNITLADKNSTSQLLRTGRRTVQTEVRNNAEITVVGELPPATAKRIADGITLGTTP, from the coding sequence ATGAAGCAGCTTTGGTGTGCCGTCAGCCTTCTGGCTGGCAGCCTGATGTACTCCTCTGTCGCCCCGGCACAATCACCGTCCGGGGCGCTGTTACAACAGATGGAGCAGGCAAGCCAGTCTCTCAGTTATGAACTCGCCTATATCAATGTCTCCAGACTGGGGATCGAATCCCTACGCTATCGTCATGCGGTCATTGATAACAAAACCTATGCGCAGCTGCTGCAAATGGATGGACCTCGTCGAGAGATCATTCAGCGCGGCAATGAGATCAGCTATTTCGAACCGGGGCTTGAGCCGTTTACTATGGCTGGCGATCATATCGTTGATTCGCTGCCTGCGCTGGTTTACGCCGATTTTGAGCACCTTGCCAGCAGCTACGATTTTGTCTCGGTTGGCCGCACGCGCATTGCCGATCAGCTCTGCGAGGTCATTCGTATCGTCTCACGCGATGGCACCCGCTATGGCTACGTAGTCTGGCTGGACAGTGAAACGAAACTGCCGCTGCGCGTCGATTTACTGGACCGCGACGGCGAAACGCTGGAGCAATATCGCGTGGTCAGCTTTGCCGTCGATCAGGGCGTCAGTAAGCTGATGCAGGGGCTGGAAACCGCCAAGCTGCCGCCAACATTGTCAGTGCCGGCGGGTAATAAGGCCACGTTTAACTGGAAAGCCGGCTGGCTGCCTGCGGGAATGAAGGAAGTGGCCCAGAGCCGCCGCCAGATCCCGTCGCTTAATCGCCCGGTCGAGTCGCGCCTTTATTCCGATGGCCTGTTCAGCTTCTCTGTCAACATTACCCTTGCGGATAAAAACAGCACATCCCAGCTGTTGCGCACTGGGCGTCGTACGGTGCAGACTGAAGTGCGTAATAATGCGGAAATTACCGTAGTGGGTGAACTGCCTCCTGCCACGGCCAAACGCATTGCTGACGGCATAACTTTAGGTACCACACCATGA
- the rseA gene encoding anti-sigma-E factor RseA, with amino-acid sequence MQKEQLSALMDGEALDTELMSALNSDAALQKNWESYHLIRDTLRGDVPQLLDFDIAARVAAAIEDEPAKSVTRLIPEAQPKPEEAVAMPFWGKVRPWAAQITQVGLAACVSLAVIVGVQQYNKPVAGQSSDSPAFNTLPMMGQASQVSLGVPSENATSTSKVNQQVQDQRRRVNALLQDYELQRRLHAEQLQFDQNPDQQAAAQVPGNQSLGMQQQ; translated from the coding sequence ATGCAGAAAGAACAACTTTCCGCTTTAATGGATGGTGAAGCACTGGATACCGAGCTGATGTCGGCGCTCAATTCCGATGCAGCACTACAGAAAAACTGGGAAAGCTATCATCTGATCCGCGATACGCTGCGTGGCGATGTCCCACAGCTGCTGGATTTTGATATCGCTGCCCGCGTGGCTGCGGCTATCGAAGATGAGCCAGCTAAATCTGTCACCCGATTGATTCCGGAAGCTCAGCCGAAGCCCGAAGAAGCTGTAGCGATGCCGTTCTGGGGCAAAGTACGCCCCTGGGCCGCTCAGATTACTCAGGTTGGTCTGGCAGCGTGTGTGTCGCTGGCCGTGATTGTTGGCGTTCAGCAGTACAACAAGCCCGTTGCAGGCCAGTCTTCTGACTCCCCGGCGTTTAACACGCTGCCGATGATGGGGCAGGCTTCGCAGGTCAGCCTTGGTGTGCCGTCTGAAAACGCCACCAGCACCAGCAAAGTCAATCAGCAGGTGCAGGATCAGCGTCGTCGCGTTAATGCGCTGCTGCAGGATTATGAGCTCCAGCGTCGTCTGCATGCTGAACAGCTGCAGTTCGATCAAAATCCTGACCAGCAGGCTGCTGCTCAGGTTCCCGGTAATCAGTCCTTAGGAATGCAACAGCAGTAA
- the rpoE gene encoding RNA polymerase sigma factor RpoE — protein sequence MSEQLTDQILVERVQKGDQKSFNLLVVRYQHKVASLVSRYVPSGDVPDVVQESFIKAYRALESFRGDSAFYTWLYRIAVNTAKNYLVAQGRRPPSSDVDAIDAENFESAGALKEISNPENLMLSEELKQIVFRTIETLPEDLRMAITLRELDGLSYEEIAVIMDCPVGTVRSRIFRAREAIDNKIQPLIQR from the coding sequence ATGAGCGAGCAGTTAACGGATCAGATTCTCGTTGAGCGCGTGCAGAAGGGCGATCAGAAGTCATTCAATTTACTGGTGGTGCGCTACCAGCATAAAGTGGCGAGTCTGGTTTCCCGCTATGTACCATCAGGAGATGTTCCTGACGTAGTGCAGGAATCATTTATTAAGGCCTATCGTGCGCTGGAATCGTTCCGGGGGGATAGTGCTTTCTATACCTGGCTCTACCGAATTGCCGTCAATACGGCTAAAAATTATCTGGTGGCTCAGGGGCGTCGTCCGCCGTCCAGCGATGTGGACGCTATCGACGCAGAAAACTTTGAAAGTGCGGGAGCACTGAAAGAAATTTCGAACCCTGAGAACTTAATGTTGTCAGAAGAACTGAAACAGATAGTTTTTCGTACTATCGAAACGTTACCCGAAGACCTGCGCATGGCGATTACGCTGCGCGAGCTGGATGGCCTGAGCTATGAAGAGATAGCGGTCATTATGGACTGTCCGGTGGGTACGGTTCGTTCACGAATTTTTCGTGCACGAGAAGCTATTGATAATAAAATTCAACCGCTTATCCAACGTTAG